The following proteins are co-located in the Purpureocillium takamizusanense chromosome 10, complete sequence genome:
- a CDS encoding uncharacterized protein (COG:S~EggNog:ENOG503NW3C) — protein sequence MMAAAQMPRPPYPPMSYHTPQSNSPASVASPSQHDQHRSIYGQPPSQHLQQSMYYQPQPHYQSMPPHPAASPYAQHAHHPQQSMTSQPNMMMSHPAPQNQMTQHAAQHAQAGMTGSPRPKIESQVPVQLQKQAQTSPMPQPQHQHQHQHQHQQSAPQLQSPGNQAAGVNPNAAPGPIPATTPLVVRQDGNGVQWIAFEYSRDRVKMEYTIRCDVESVNTDELSPEFKQENCVYPRACCPKDQYRGNRLMYETDCNRVGWALAQLNAPLRGKRGLIQRAVDSWRNSNQDPRLRSRRVRRMAKMNTRKQVPGTPTPHPGAAHMPGPGGPPGMSAAPPMGPGGGPAMGKPGLSSMGQPMHHHAGAHPDGSAPGGGDEVGNGNSYEDHHHHHQGPAHPGHAGGGDDVRQSHVFTGYGAHGYPGGAQGGPMSHMAPRAGGAISARAHSRTTADEPEGLFPDIPEAKKRKFILVEDNVRGSRLRVRVTLDGVDTNEIPDSFRKGASLYPRSYFPREMQSPPPSATGSRFFVDDMDDDGTQETEGREAGRGRGTKSMGETVRVTMAEGDDGEATVPRMRKSIRGREVKLNDLAYRMAWLQSRVFAGRTVFLQRAMDCYRNKTRAAIEATMQDVAAVAPHYETRTGKKRWTDRSKRGEQDEVED from the exons atgatggccgccgcgcagaTGCCTAGACCACCTTACCCTCCCATGTCCTATCATACGCCGCAGTCCaactcgcccgcgtcggTCGCCTCACCCTCTCAGCATGACCAGCATCGCAGCATATACGGGCAGCCCCCGTCCCAGCACCTCCAGCAGTCCATGTATTACCAACCGCAACCGCACTACCAGTCGATGCCGCCTCAccctgccgcctcgccctaTGCCCAGCACGCGCATCACCCGCAGCAGTCGATGACCTCGCAGCCCAATATGATGATGTCGCACCCAGCACCTCAGAACCAGATGACGCAGCACGCGGCGCAACACGCTCAGGCGGGCATGACGGGTAGTCCGCGGCCCAAGATTGAGTCCCAGGTTCCCGTGCAGCTCCAGAAGCAGGCGCAGACGTCCCCGATGCCGCAACCGCAacaccagcatcagcatcagcaccagcaccagcagagcgcgccgcagctgcagAGCCCCGGCAATCAAGCTGCTGGCGTGAATCCCAACGCTGCCCCTGGGCCCATCCCCGCCACGACTCCGCTCGTGGTGAGGCAGGACGGAAACGGCGTGCAGTGGATCGCGTTCGAGTACTCGCGCGACCGTGTCAAGATGGAATACACGATCCGGTGCGACGTCGAGTCGGTCAACACGGACGAGCTGTCCCCCGAGTTCAAACAGGAGAACTGCGTCTACCCCCGGGCCTGCTGCCCCAAGGACCAGTACCGCGGCAATCGCCTCATGTACGAGACGGACTGCAACCGGGTGggctgggcgctggcgcagctcAACGCTCCGCTGCGCGGCAAGCGAGGCCTGATCCAAAGGGCGGTGGACAGCTGGCGGAACAGCAACCAGGACCCCAGGCTTCGAAGCCGACGCGTTCGTCGCATGGCCAAGATGAACACGCGCAAGCAGGTCCCGGGAACCCCCACGCCACaccccggcgcggcgcacatgcccggccccggcggcccgccagggatgtcggccgcgccgcccatgggACCTGGAGGTGGCCCCGCGATGGGCAAGCCGGGGTTGAGCAGCATGGGACAGCCAATGCACCACCATGCCGGGGCCCATCCCGATGGAAGCGCCCCCGGCGGAGGAGACGAAGTCG GCAACGGCAATTCGTACGAggatcaccaccaccaccaccagggcCCGGCACATCCAGGACatgcgggtggcggcgatgacgtgAGACAGTCGCACGTCTTCACCGGGTACGGGGCCCACGGCTAccctggcggcgcccaggGAGGACCCATGTCTCACATGGCTccccgggccggcggcgcgatATCAGCCCGAGCTCACAGCAGgaccacggccgacgagcccgagggGCTGTTCCCCGACATTCCtgaggccaagaagcgcaagttcatcctcgtcgaggacaacGTGCGCGGCTCGCGGCTCCGCGTGCGGGTGAcgctggacggcgtcgacaccaACGAGATCCCCGATAGCTTCCGCAAGGGCGCTAGCCTGTATCCCCGCAGTTACTTTCCCCGCGAGATGCAGAGCCCTCCGCCGAgcgcgacgggctcgcgcTTCTTTGTGGATGACATGGACGATGACGGGACGCAGGAGACGGAGGGCCGtgaggccggccgcggccgcggcaccAAGTCGATGGGCGAAACGGTTCGGGTCACCATGGCTGAGGGagatgacggcgaggcgacggTCCCGAGAATGAGAAAGTCGATCCGCGGCAGGGAGGTCAAGCTCAACGACCTGGCGTACCGAATGGCGTGGCTGCAGAGCCGCGTGTTTGCCGGGAGGACCGTCTTCCTCCAGCGCGCCA TGGACTGCTATCGCAACAAGACGCGCGCTGCCATTGAGGCGACCATGCAGGACGTTGCAGCCGTCGCTCCCCACTACGAGACCCGGACGGGCAAGAAGCGATGGACCGACCGGAGTAAGCGAGGCGAGCAAGATGAGGTGGAGGATTAG
- a CDS encoding uncharacterized protein (EggNog:ENOG503NW7B) yields the protein MADRYRGYPPPPGPPRPPTFNPARASMPTSIGYSSVYAGDMHVMPSATPRHYVATPRGYTTSTTSSGVPTTTRTYGIAPDSRQRGGTRESSRTRRSTLDSTSRPVIILSQESRPHASSSHSSNTRTGSPIRDEYRASDGQFYSQPASSIRSRSTARPYHASSGSEDFSRARDRSDSLLSPREVDAYRSSRPSVVYPSDPKHSNAAIDYGDDGYQYTNAGELARYDLDHSKPARPRRHDSTDRGYYRPNVNYNADQRSFNVHTSSDLGGNYNMNTSRPYEGRGGPPPSSRGFDKINRGYDSRSIPPAAPVPPSPTTSQLEIPVVASERAEAGRRGRPLSLHQEGAARSLHHDDYYRSREEERSMRDLRDRERDRSRDVERAYEQPRFKDDSVATRGFGIRTDLLDNPSDARERRREPRPEEPKRASDEELARIADAERDDRVRARQTTHDDRREKRKDSDEDDKERPRIRDKVAAGVGVAAAAVGLVPSHKEGEKREQPSKDAAQRRSPDDDRERRREPDPPEKAPASARDREYEKGHEGGRERHRDESRDRIAATDRHRRDAEAKLAGEATVSASDSDDNRRASRRHQASHGFNPNDASDLKQLKDQLAAMDVTDREGRGKDPPVVEEKRHTRSPSPARGGRGSRDSSREESRGRELVLPSEEAKHVRLVSPPKDKSDEKPLKGILKQPKPSFPEEANPVREGVAPHKEDKKLKEAPEGARWTKINRKIVNPEALSYGKERFEVRDDFVIVLRVLNKDEIQAYANATQVLRERRRNKGEADRGRGRDKDPDADEEQDDDKDTGRRHHHHHHHHRHRDDAEEDGKERERDRDRDRDRDRDRDRDRDRDRDRDRDRDRDRDRDRDRDRDRDRDRDRDRRRRHRREDEDEYETRSRESEQPQYHHRSFRERERAATET from the exons atggccgaccGCTATCGAGGAtatccgcctcctcctgggCCACCCCGGCCGCCCACGTTCAACCCGGCCAGAGCGTCCATGCCCACCAGCATAGGATACAGCTCAGTGTATGCGGGCGACATGCATGTCATGCCATCAGCAACACCGAGACATTACGTCGCTACGCCCCGAGGCTACACAACCTCCACGACGTCTTCCGGTGTTCCGACCACCACACGCACGTACGGCATCGCCCCCGACTCGCGGCAGCGGGGCGGCACTCGCGAGAGCAGCCGCACTCGGCGCTCGACTCTCGACTCCACCAGCCGACCGGTCATCATTCTTTCGCAGGAGAGCAGGCCACACGCATCCTCGTCGCATTCTTCAAACACCCGCACCGGCAGCCCCATCAGAGACGAGTATCGTGCGAGCGACGGACAGTTTTACTCGCAGCCCGCTTCGTCCATTCGGTCCCGGAGCACCGCTCGTCCGTACCACGCCTCTTCGGGTAGCGAAGACTTTAGCAGAGCCCGGGATCGGAGTGATTCGCTGCTAAGCCCTCGCGAAGTCGATGCCTACCGCAGCTCCCGACCGTCGGTGGTGTATCCCAGCGATCCCAAGCACAGtaacgccgccatcgactatggcgacgacggctatCAGTACACCAATGCCGGTGAGCTGGCTCGATATGACCTCGATCATTCCAAGCCcgcacggccgcggcgacacgACAGCACGGACAGAGGTTACTACCGGCCCAATGTCAACTACAACGCTGACCAGCGGAGCTTCAACGTCCACACGAGCAGCGATCTGGGAGGCAACTACAACATGAACACAAGCCGGCCCTATGAAGGCAgaggagggccgccgccctcgagtcGGGGTTTCGACAAGATCAATCGAGGCTATGACTCACGGAGCATCCCTCCGGCGGCACCTGTCCCACCCTCACCAACCACTTCGCAGCTCGAGATTCCTGTTGTTGCATCGGAGAGGGCCGAAGCAggacgacgcggccggcctcTGTCGCTGCACCAGGAGGGCGCTGCTCGATCATTGCATCACGACGACTACTATCGCAGCCGTGAAGAGGAACGTTCTATGCGGGATCTACGCGATCGTGAGCGCGACCGTTCTCGTGATGTGGAGCGCGCGTACGAGCAACCGCGGTTCAAAGACGACAGCGTTGCCACTCGCGGCTTCGGCATCCGTACTGATCTCTTGGACAACCCGAGCGATGCGAGGGAGCGTCGGCGCGAGCCTCGACCAGAAGAACCCAAAAGAGCATCGGACGAAGAGCTTGCGCGCATAGCAGATGCAGAGCGGGACGACCGCGTCCGTGCCCGACAGACGACTCATGATGACCGCCGCGAAAAGCGGAAGGATAGTGACGAAGATGACAAAGAACGGCCTCGCATCCGTGACAAGGTGGCGGCCGGGGTCGGCGTTGCAGCGGCCGCCGTAGGGCTCGTGCCTTCGCACAAAGAAGGAGAGAAGAGGGAGCAGCCCTCCAAAGACGCCGCTCAACGTCGGAGCCCGGATGACGACCGTGAACGTCGCAGAGAACCGGACCCGCCCGAGAAGGCCCCGGCGTCAGCACGAGACCGCGAATATGAGAAGGGACATGAGGGAGGGCGCGAGCGACATCGGGATGAGTCCCGAGACCGCATTGCGGCTACCGatcgccatcgacgagacGCAGAAGCCAAGTTGGCCGGGGAAGCTACCGTGTCCGCGTCGGACTCGGATGACAACCGGCGTGCCTCACGGCGACATCAAGCCTCTCATGGCTTCAATCCAAATGACGCGTCTGATCTGAAGCAGCTCAAAGATCaactcgccgccatggatgTGACGGATAGGGAGGGGCGGGGTAAGGACCCGCCAGTTGTTGAAGAGAAGAGACATACTCGCTCACCATCACCTGCACGAGGCGGTCGCGGTTCGAGGGATTCTTCTCGAGAAGAGTCACGTGGCCGCGAGCTAGTACTGCCCTCGGAGGAGGCGAAACACGTCCGGCTGGTCTCGCCGCCCAAAGACAAGTCTGACGAGAAGCCTCTAAAGGGGATCCTAAAGCAGCCAAAACCCAGCTTTCCGGAAGAAGCCAATCCCGTCCGCGAGGGCGTTGCCCCCCATAAGGAGGATAAGAAACTGAAAGAGGCTCCTGAGGGGGCCAGGTGGACCAAGATCAACCGTAAGATTGTGAACCCGGAGGCTCTATCGTACGGGAAAGAGAGGTTCGAGGTGCGGGACGACTTTGTCATTGTTCTGCGCGTCTTGAACAAGGACGAGATTCAAGCGTACGCCAATGCAACTCAGGTTCTTCGAG AGAGACGGCGAAACAAGGGTGAGGCtgaccgcggccgcggccgcgacaaGGACCCTGATGCCGATGAAGAGCAAGACGATGATAAGGATACTGgtcgacggcaccaccaccaccaccaccaccatcgccacaGAGACgatgccgaagaagacggcaaGGAGCGAGAGCGTGATCGAGACCGCGATCGGGATCGTGACAGAGACCGTGACCGTgaccgcgaccgcgaccgcgaccgtGATCGTGACCGTGACCGTGACCGCGATCGGGATCGTGACAGAGACCGTGACCGCGACCGAGACCGCGACCGAGACCGGCGTAGGCGGCACAGaagggaggacgaggacgaatATGAAACTCGATCGAGGGAATCGGAGCAACCTCAGTACCACCACCGGTCGTTCCGAgagcgcgagcgagcggcaaCTGAGACATGA
- a CDS encoding uncharacterized protein (COG:S~EggNog:ENOG503NW3C) produces the protein MHLVSMQHHPHHQQQGPPPSQHLQHSRPPSIVHQQHHPQAHTPQQQQQHQHQQQHQHQQQHQQQQQHHHQSQQAQHHQGAYSATHSLPQAYQPGSHGASSQDNLGYYSHPSPYSTPGANSGYTSAGEFRSEAVDMTYQVLTSATC, from the coding sequence ATGCATCTTGTCTCTATGCAGCATCAtccccaccaccaacaacaggGTCCTCCGCCTTCGCAACACCTTCAACATTCGCGACCGCCGAGCATTGtccaccagcagcatcaccCGCAGGCTCacacgccgcagcagcagcagcagcatcagcatcagcagcagcatcagcatcagcagcagcatcagcagcagcagcaacaccaccaccaatctcagcaggcgcagcaccaccagGGCGCATATTCGGCCACGCACTCCCTCCCGCAGGCCTACCAACCAggcagccacggcgccaGCTCCCAAGACAACCTGGGCTACTATAGCCATCCGAGTCCCTATAGCACTCCGGGTGCCAACAGCGGATACACCTCCGCAGGTGAGTTCAGGAGCGAAGCCGTTGACATGACATACCAGGTGCTGACGTCGGCCACTTGCTAG